The Arachis hypogaea cultivar Tifrunner chromosome 16, arahy.Tifrunner.gnm2.J5K5, whole genome shotgun sequence genome contains a region encoding:
- the LOC112754831 gene encoding uncharacterized protein isoform X1: MKITFSSMPSSFYKTLHPSSTPLLTDSLLILHHRRLSPLHRRSQSSITPLPQSLSFSFDADEFRYLLHAVFCRCSLKLVSVVAAASTSSSRHRWFSDLVVASPVEDYFLYIDDLKNPDKEEAEKITQPYLDALGEDYSVCCLGTAFFPLQSCMNHSCSSNAKAFKRDEDRDGQATIIAVRPIRKGKEQLRQDT; the protein is encoded by the exons ATGAAAATCACGTTCTCCTCGATGCCATCTTCATTTTACAAAACACTCCATCCTTCATCCACGCCGCTTCTCACCGATTCGCTCCTAATCCTTCATCATCGGCGCCTTTCGCCCCTTCACCGCCGTTCCCAAAGCTCCATCACACCCCTTCCCCAATCTCTCTCTTTCAGTTTCGATGCTGATGAATTTCGCTACCTTCTTCACGCCGTTTTCTGTCGCTGCTCGCTAAAGCTCGTCAGCGTCGTCGCCGCCGCTTCTACCTCTTCTTCTCGTCACCGTTGGTTCAG TGATTTGGTTGTAGCTTCTCCTGTGGAGGATTACTTTTTAtacattgatgatctgaaaaatcctgATAAG GAAGAAGCTGagaaaattacacaaccatattTAGATGCTCTTGGTGAAGACTATTCTGTTTGTTGCCTAG GAACTGCTTTTTTTCCTTTGCAAAGCTGCATGAACCATTCCTGTAGTTCTAATGCCAAAGCCTTCAAGAGAGACGAG GATAGGGATGGCCAAGCAACCATAATCGCAGTAAGGCCGATTCGAAAAGGAAAAGAG CAACTGAGACAAGATACCTGA
- the LOC112754831 gene encoding histone-lysine N-methyltransferase ATXR2-like isoform X2, translating into MTVDLVVASPVEDYFLYIDDLKNPDKEEAEKITQPYLDALGEDYSVCCLGTAFFPLQSCMNHSCSSNAKAFKRDEDRDGQATIIAVRPIRKGKEQLRQDT; encoded by the exons ATGACTGT TGATTTGGTTGTAGCTTCTCCTGTGGAGGATTACTTTTTAtacattgatgatctgaaaaatcctgATAAG GAAGAAGCTGagaaaattacacaaccatattTAGATGCTCTTGGTGAAGACTATTCTGTTTGTTGCCTAG GAACTGCTTTTTTTCCTTTGCAAAGCTGCATGAACCATTCCTGTAGTTCTAATGCCAAAGCCTTCAAGAGAGACGAG GATAGGGATGGCCAAGCAACCATAATCGCAGTAAGGCCGATTCGAAAAGGAAAAGAG CAACTGAGACAAGATACCTGA